The following proteins are encoded in a genomic region of Natrinema sp. DC36:
- a CDS encoding thiolase family protein: MSDRQPVIVQAVRTPQGKHGGVYAETGSEALSVPLVNEMLERTGLSGEDVDDIRWGCAKQVNEQSNNIARVIALLSDLGEGVPGTTIDRLCASSAEAIMSASDAIRAGQREVIVAGGVENMSRNERRKGIDSYAGIAEQYDAAGLAMGQTAEKVAREYDVSREEQDAYGARSQQRAVEATEAGRFDDEIVPIETDDGTVTEDEGLRPGTTAEKIAGLPPAFAEDGTVTAANASQVSDGAAGVLITSREFAEERGLEVMAEIEDHNVAGVDPTVMGIGPVPAVEGIWERNGRSADDYDLVELNEAFASQTIYCRDELGFDDDSFNVNGGAIAIGHPLGASGARLPVTLIHELQRRGGGLGLSTMCVGYGQGAAVEFTVD, encoded by the coding sequence ATGAGCGACCGCCAGCCAGTTATCGTGCAGGCAGTCAGGACTCCGCAGGGGAAACACGGCGGCGTCTACGCCGAGACCGGGAGCGAAGCGCTCTCGGTGCCGTTAGTAAACGAGATGCTCGAGCGAACGGGACTCTCGGGCGAGGACGTCGACGATATCCGGTGGGGGTGTGCCAAGCAGGTCAACGAGCAGAGCAACAACATTGCGCGGGTCATCGCCCTCCTCTCCGATCTCGGCGAGGGAGTCCCGGGCACCACTATCGACCGCCTCTGTGCCTCCTCGGCGGAGGCGATCATGAGCGCCAGCGACGCGATCCGGGCGGGCCAGCGCGAGGTCATCGTCGCGGGCGGCGTCGAGAACATGTCCCGCAACGAGCGCCGCAAGGGGATCGACTCCTACGCCGGCATCGCCGAGCAGTACGACGCGGCCGGCCTCGCGATGGGCCAGACCGCCGAGAAGGTCGCTCGAGAGTACGACGTCTCCCGCGAGGAACAGGACGCGTACGGCGCCCGGAGCCAGCAGCGCGCGGTCGAGGCGACCGAGGCCGGCAGGTTCGACGACGAAATCGTCCCCATCGAAACGGACGATGGGACTGTCACCGAGGACGAGGGGCTTCGTCCCGGCACGACGGCCGAAAAAATCGCCGGCCTGCCGCCCGCCTTCGCAGAGGACGGTACCGTCACCGCCGCGAACGCCTCGCAGGTCTCCGACGGCGCTGCCGGGGTCCTGATCACGAGCCGTGAGTTTGCCGAGGAGCGAGGCCTCGAGGTCATGGCCGAAATCGAGGATCACAACGTCGCCGGCGTCGACCCTACGGTGATGGGGATCGGCCCGGTGCCCGCGGTGGAGGGAATCTGGGAGCGCAACGGCCGGTCGGCCGACGACTACGACCTCGTGGAACTCAACGAGGCCTTCGCGAGTCAAACGATCTACTGCCGGGACGAGCTCGGCTTCGACGACGACAGCTTCAACGTCAACGGCGGCGCGATCGCCATCGGCCACCCGCTGGGTGCCTCGGGCGCACGGCTCCCCGTCACGCTGATCCACGAACTCCAGCGGCGGGGCGGCGGCCTCGGCCTCTCGACGATGTGCGTCGGCTACGGGCAGGGCGCGGCCGTCGAGTTCACCGTCGACTGA